In Perognathus longimembris pacificus isolate PPM17 chromosome 3, ASM2315922v1, whole genome shotgun sequence, a single window of DNA contains:
- the Smtn gene encoding smoothelin isoform X6, whose protein sequence is MADDALAGLDEGALRKLLEVTADLAERRRIRSAIRELQRQELEREEEALASKRFRAERQDNKENWLHSEQREAEQRAALAQLAGQLESMNDVEELTTLLRSAGEYEERKLIRAAIRRVRAQEIEAATLAGRLGSGRPNSSSREDREEQAAHRPDRREVPEQEERQQQTKVPESIPTPEDTSQDVTTVTVLLAAPPEDTPSSPASPDSIPIVASPEPLLEPAGAQCPAAEAPGSAEPPLSPAQAPSPEPPGSPSPSSTERQQGDKLLPGSTEFSSAQSPMRGPSNTKRTDLAGPQTCQRSLSVLSPRQPAQNQVSTPLASGPSSFQRAGSVRDRVRKFTVDSPMAARLQDGPPRAALTSLTPARLLGPSLISTTSASSSSSSSSSSQGPSNTSSQFSKERRGTAQPLAQLQSCPQGEGPERRGLAARSFENRAGGPRTCSEEPSAPLPAGTAESGGSMKTTFTIEIKDGRGQASSGRVLLPAGSQRAELTLGLRTPPTLLSSSSGSKSTITHVSHPGTPARLGSVTRVTTFSRSSPGSRGGCSIKAAEDAGTPVAHPPAFSTRRHSSTGPTHTSSLMEPEPVEPASTAVEVANGTEQTRGDKAVEGRSPLSPEELMAIEDEGVLDKMLDQATDFEERKLIRAALRELRQRKRDQRDKERERRLQEARARPGQSRTNTTTETTTRHSQRTADGSAVSTVTKTERLVHSNDGTRTARTTMVESSFVRRSENGSGSTTVQTKTYSSSSASSSKKMGSIFDREDQASARPGSLAALEKRQAEKKKELMKAQSLPKTSASQARKAMIEKLEKEGTAGSPGGPRTPVQRSTSFGVPNANSIKQMLLDWCRAKTRGYEHVDIQNFSSSWSDGMAFCALVHNFFPEAFDYGQLSPQNRRQNFEVAFSSAEMLVDCVPLVEVDDMMIMGKKPDPKCVFTYVQSLYNHLRRHELRMRGKNV, encoded by the exons ATGGCAGATGACGCCTTAGCCGGGCTGGATGAGGGAGCCCTCCGGAAACTG TTAGAGGTCACAGCGGATCTGGCAGAGCGGCGACGAATCCGCTCCGCCATCCGAGAGCTGCAGCGTCAGGAGCTGGAACGGGAGGAGGAGGCCCTAGCATCCAAGCGCTTCCGTGCCGAGCGGCAGGACAACAAAGAGAATTGGCTTCA CTCTGAGCAGCGCGAAGCCGAGCAGCGAGCTGCCCTGGCACAGTTGGCAGGGCAGCTGGAGTCCATGAATGATGTGGAGGAATTGACTACACTG CTGCGGAGTGCCGGTGAGTATGAAGAGCGCAAACTGATCCGAGCTGCCATCCGCCGTGTCCGGGCTCAGGAGATTGAGG CCGCCACCCTGGCTGGGAGATTGGGCAGCGGACGTCCCAACAGCAGCTccagagaggacagagaggagcAAGCAGCACACAGGCCAGACCGGCGTGAG GTACCTGAACAGGAAGAACGACAGCAGCAGACAAAAGTCCCCGAGTCAATCCCAACCCCTGAGGACACCAGCCAGGATGTGACCACAGTGACAGTCCTGCTTGCAGCCCCACCTGAAGACACACCCAGCTCACCTGCCTCGCCTGATAGTATCCCCATCGTTGCTTCTCCTGAGCCTCTGCTCGAGCCTGCTGGGGCCCAGTGTCCTGCAGCTGAGGCTCCAGGAAGCGCTGAGCCACCTCTCAGCCCTGCACAGGCCCCCAGCCCTGAGCCCCCAGGGTCGCCATCACCTTCCAGCACTGAGAGGCAGCAGGGGGACAAG CTCCTGCCTGGCTCCACCGAGTTTTCCTCTGCCCAGAGTCCTATGAGGGGCCCCTCCAACACCAAGAGAACAG ACCTGGCTGGACCCCAAACCTGTCAACGCTCCCTGTCTGTGCTTAGCCCCCGACAGCCAGCCCAGAATCAAG TGTCCACTCCTCTTGCCAGCGGACCTTCTTCATTCCAGCGGGCTGGTTCTGTGAGAGATCGTGTCCGCAAGTTTACAGTTGATTCTCCTATGGCTGCCAGGCTCCAGGATGGCCCACCCCGGGCAGCTCTCACTTCCTTGACTCCCGCAAGACTCCTTGGCCCCTCCCTcatcagcaccacttctgcctcctcctcctcctcgagcAGCTCCTCCTCTCAAGGCCCTAGTAACACCTCCTCCCAATTCAGCAAAGAGCGGAGAGGAACAGCTCAGCCCCTGGCCCAGCTTCAGAGCTGCCCCCAGGGGGAGGGCCCTGAGAGGCGGGGCTTGGCTGCCAGGTCCTTTGAAAACAGAGCAGGGGGGCCCAGGACCTGCTCAGAGGAGCCCAGTGCCCCACTGCCCGCCGGCACTGCAGAATCAGGGGGCAGTATGAAGACCACATTCACCATCGAGATCAAGGATGGCCGTGGCCAGGCCTCCTCGGGCCGGGTGCTGCTCCCTGCAGGCAGCCAGAGGGCAG AACTGACACTAGGGCTACGGACGCCCCCCACCCTCCTAAGCAGCAGCAGTGGGAGCAAGAGCACCATCACCCATGTCAGCCACCCTGGGACCCCAGCCCGGCTGGGCAGTGTCACCCGTGTCACCACCTTCAGCCGTTCCTCTCCTGGTAGCCGAGGAGGCTGCAGCATTAAG GCAGCTGAGGATGCTGGGACCCCCGTGGCCCACCCGCCTGCCTTCAGCACCCGCCGCCACTCCTCCACCGGCCCCACCCATACCAGCAGTCTC ATGGAGCCAGAGCCGGTGGAGCCCGCCTCTACAGCAGTGGAAGTGGCTAATGGCACAGAGCAGACCCGTGGGGACAAAGCAGTAGAGGGACGGAGCCCCCTGAGCCCTGAGGAGTTGATGGCCATTGAAGATGAAGGTGTCCTGGACAAGATG CTAGATCAGGCTACGGATTTTGAGGagaggaagctcatccgggcagCACTCCGTGAATTACGACAAAGGAAGAGAG ACCAGCGAGACAAAGAGCGGGAACGGCGGCTCCAAGAGGCCCGGGCACGGCCAGGGCAAAGCCGAACCAACACAACCACAGAGACTACCACAAGGCACAGCCAGAGGACAGCCGACGGCTCGGCGGTCAGCACGGTGACTAAGACTGAGCGGCTCGTCCACTCCA ATGATGGCACAAGGACAGCCCGCACCACCATGGTGGAGTCCAGTTTTGTGAGGCGCTCCGAGA ATGGCAGTGGTAGCACCACTGTGCAAACCAAGACCTATTCCTCCTCATCAGCTTCTTCCTCCAAGAAAATGGGCAG CATCTTTGACCGAGAGGACCAGGCCAGTGCAAGGCCTGGTAGCCTAGCAGCACTTGAGAAACGCCaggcagagaagaagaaagaactgaTGAAGGCACAGAGTCTGCCCAAGACTTCAGCATCCCAAGCGCGCAAGGCCATGATTGAGAAGCTGGAGAAAGAGGGCACTGCAGG AAGCCCTGGAGGACCCCGCACACCTGTGCAGCGTTCCACCAGCTTCGGGGTCCCCAATGCCAACAGCATCAAGCAGATGTTGCTGGATTGGTGCCGAGCCAAGACCCGAGGCTACGAG CACGTGGACATCCAGAACTTCTCCTCCAGCTGGAGTGATGGGATGGCCTTTTGTGCTCTGGTACACAACTTCTTTCCTGAGGCCTTCGACTATGGCCAGCTGAGCCCGCAGAACCGGCGCCAGAACTTTGAGGTGGCCTTCTCCTCCGCTGA GATGCTGGTGGACTGTGTACCCCTGGTGGAGGTGGACGACATGATGATCATGGGCAAGAAGCCCGACCCCAAGTGCGTGTTCACCTACGTGCAGTCGCTCTACAACCACCTGCGGCGCCACGAGCTGCGCATGCGCGGCAAGAACGTCTAG
- the Smtn gene encoding smoothelin isoform X3 — MADDALAGLDEGALRKLLEVTADLAERRRIRSAIRELQRQELEREEEALASKRFRAERQDNKENWLHSEQREAEQRAALAQLAGQLESMNDVEELTTLLRSAGEYEERKLIRAAIRRVRAQEIEAATLAGRLGSGRPNSSSREDREEQAAHRPDRREVPEQEERQQQTKVPESIPTPEDTSQDVTTVTVLLAAPPEDTPSSPASPDSIPIVASPEPLLEPAGAQCPAAEAPGSAEPPLSPAQAPSPEPPGSPSPSSTERQQGDKLLPGSTEFSSAQSPMRGPSNTKRTVSTPLASGPSSFQRAGSVRDRVRKFTVDSPMAARLQDGPPRAALTSLTPARLLGPSLISTTSASSSSSSSSSSQGPSNTSSQFSKERRGTAQPLAQLQSCPQGEGPERRGLAARSFENRAGGPRTCSEEPSAPLPAGTAESGGSMKTTFTIEIKDGRGQASSGRVLLPAGSQRAELTLGLRTPPTLLSSSSGSKSTITHVSHPGTPARLGSVTRVTTFSRSSPGSRGGCSIKMEPEPVEPASTAVEVANGTEQTRGDKAVEGRSPLSPEELMAIEDEGVLDKMLDQATDFEERKLIRAALRELRQRKRDQRDKERERRLQEARARPGQSRTNTTTETTTRHSQRTADGSAVSTVTKTERLVHSNDGTRTARTTMVESSFVRRSENGSGSTTVQTKTYSSSSASSSKKMGSIFDREDQASARPGSLAALEKRQAEKKKELMKAQSLPKTSASQARKAMIEKLEKEGTAGSPGGPRTPVQRSTSFGVPNANSIKQMLLDWCRAKTRGYEHVDIQNFSSSWSDGMAFCALVHNFFPEAFDYGQLSPQNRRQNFEVAFSSAEMLVDCVPLVEVDDMMIMGKKPDPKCVFTYVQSLYNHLRRHELRMRGKNV; from the exons ATGGCAGATGACGCCTTAGCCGGGCTGGATGAGGGAGCCCTCCGGAAACTG TTAGAGGTCACAGCGGATCTGGCAGAGCGGCGACGAATCCGCTCCGCCATCCGAGAGCTGCAGCGTCAGGAGCTGGAACGGGAGGAGGAGGCCCTAGCATCCAAGCGCTTCCGTGCCGAGCGGCAGGACAACAAAGAGAATTGGCTTCA CTCTGAGCAGCGCGAAGCCGAGCAGCGAGCTGCCCTGGCACAGTTGGCAGGGCAGCTGGAGTCCATGAATGATGTGGAGGAATTGACTACACTG CTGCGGAGTGCCGGTGAGTATGAAGAGCGCAAACTGATCCGAGCTGCCATCCGCCGTGTCCGGGCTCAGGAGATTGAGG CCGCCACCCTGGCTGGGAGATTGGGCAGCGGACGTCCCAACAGCAGCTccagagaggacagagaggagcAAGCAGCACACAGGCCAGACCGGCGTGAG GTACCTGAACAGGAAGAACGACAGCAGCAGACAAAAGTCCCCGAGTCAATCCCAACCCCTGAGGACACCAGCCAGGATGTGACCACAGTGACAGTCCTGCTTGCAGCCCCACCTGAAGACACACCCAGCTCACCTGCCTCGCCTGATAGTATCCCCATCGTTGCTTCTCCTGAGCCTCTGCTCGAGCCTGCTGGGGCCCAGTGTCCTGCAGCTGAGGCTCCAGGAAGCGCTGAGCCACCTCTCAGCCCTGCACAGGCCCCCAGCCCTGAGCCCCCAGGGTCGCCATCACCTTCCAGCACTGAGAGGCAGCAGGGGGACAAG CTCCTGCCTGGCTCCACCGAGTTTTCCTCTGCCCAGAGTCCTATGAGGGGCCCCTCCAACACCAAGAGAACAG TGTCCACTCCTCTTGCCAGCGGACCTTCTTCATTCCAGCGGGCTGGTTCTGTGAGAGATCGTGTCCGCAAGTTTACAGTTGATTCTCCTATGGCTGCCAGGCTCCAGGATGGCCCACCCCGGGCAGCTCTCACTTCCTTGACTCCCGCAAGACTCCTTGGCCCCTCCCTcatcagcaccacttctgcctcctcctcctcctcgagcAGCTCCTCCTCTCAAGGCCCTAGTAACACCTCCTCCCAATTCAGCAAAGAGCGGAGAGGAACAGCTCAGCCCCTGGCCCAGCTTCAGAGCTGCCCCCAGGGGGAGGGCCCTGAGAGGCGGGGCTTGGCTGCCAGGTCCTTTGAAAACAGAGCAGGGGGGCCCAGGACCTGCTCAGAGGAGCCCAGTGCCCCACTGCCCGCCGGCACTGCAGAATCAGGGGGCAGTATGAAGACCACATTCACCATCGAGATCAAGGATGGCCGTGGCCAGGCCTCCTCGGGCCGGGTGCTGCTCCCTGCAGGCAGCCAGAGGGCAG AACTGACACTAGGGCTACGGACGCCCCCCACCCTCCTAAGCAGCAGCAGTGGGAGCAAGAGCACCATCACCCATGTCAGCCACCCTGGGACCCCAGCCCGGCTGGGCAGTGTCACCCGTGTCACCACCTTCAGCCGTTCCTCTCCTGGTAGCCGAGGAGGCTGCAGCATTAAG ATGGAGCCAGAGCCGGTGGAGCCCGCCTCTACAGCAGTGGAAGTGGCTAATGGCACAGAGCAGACCCGTGGGGACAAAGCAGTAGAGGGACGGAGCCCCCTGAGCCCTGAGGAGTTGATGGCCATTGAAGATGAAGGTGTCCTGGACAAGATG CTAGATCAGGCTACGGATTTTGAGGagaggaagctcatccgggcagCACTCCGTGAATTACGACAAAGGAAGAGAG ACCAGCGAGACAAAGAGCGGGAACGGCGGCTCCAAGAGGCCCGGGCACGGCCAGGGCAAAGCCGAACCAACACAACCACAGAGACTACCACAAGGCACAGCCAGAGGACAGCCGACGGCTCGGCGGTCAGCACGGTGACTAAGACTGAGCGGCTCGTCCACTCCA ATGATGGCACAAGGACAGCCCGCACCACCATGGTGGAGTCCAGTTTTGTGAGGCGCTCCGAGA ATGGCAGTGGTAGCACCACTGTGCAAACCAAGACCTATTCCTCCTCATCAGCTTCTTCCTCCAAGAAAATGGGCAG CATCTTTGACCGAGAGGACCAGGCCAGTGCAAGGCCTGGTAGCCTAGCAGCACTTGAGAAACGCCaggcagagaagaagaaagaactgaTGAAGGCACAGAGTCTGCCCAAGACTTCAGCATCCCAAGCGCGCAAGGCCATGATTGAGAAGCTGGAGAAAGAGGGCACTGCAGG AAGCCCTGGAGGACCCCGCACACCTGTGCAGCGTTCCACCAGCTTCGGGGTCCCCAATGCCAACAGCATCAAGCAGATGTTGCTGGATTGGTGCCGAGCCAAGACCCGAGGCTACGAG CACGTGGACATCCAGAACTTCTCCTCCAGCTGGAGTGATGGGATGGCCTTTTGTGCTCTGGTACACAACTTCTTTCCTGAGGCCTTCGACTATGGCCAGCTGAGCCCGCAGAACCGGCGCCAGAACTTTGAGGTGGCCTTCTCCTCCGCTGA GATGCTGGTGGACTGTGTACCCCTGGTGGAGGTGGACGACATGATGATCATGGGCAAGAAGCCCGACCCCAAGTGCGTGTTCACCTACGTGCAGTCGCTCTACAACCACCTGCGGCGCCACGAGCTGCGCATGCGCGGCAAGAACGTCTAG